One window of the Ureibacillus sp. FSL W7-1570 genome contains the following:
- the ispG gene encoding flavodoxin-dependent (E)-4-hydroxy-3-methylbut-2-enyl-diphosphate synthase: protein MSEIIHRTKTRPVRVGNLTIGGNNEVIVQSMCTTKTHDVEATVAEILRLEEAGCQIVRVAVPDERAAAAIPEIKKRIHIPLVADIHFNYKLALMAIENGIDKVRINPGNIGRREKVEAVVKAAKERGVPIRIGVNAGSLERHILEKYGYPTANGMVESALHHIKILEDLDFHDIIVSMKASDVNLAIEAYEKAARTFDYPLHLGITESGTLFSGTIKSAAGLGALLSRGIGNTIRISLSADPVEEVKVARELLKSFGLASNMATLVSCPTCGRIEIDLISIANEIEEYISKLNVPLKVAVLGCAVNGPGEAREADIGIAGARGEGLLFMKGKTVRKVPEETMVEELKKEIDKLAAEKLAEREQQQI from the coding sequence ATGAGTGAAATTATTCATCGTACAAAAACACGTCCTGTACGAGTTGGTAATTTAACAATCGGCGGGAACAATGAAGTCATTGTTCAAAGTATGTGTACAACAAAAACCCACGATGTGGAAGCGACTGTCGCTGAAATATTGAGATTGGAAGAAGCAGGTTGTCAAATCGTGCGGGTTGCTGTTCCGGATGAACGGGCGGCAGCAGCCATTCCTGAAATAAAAAAACGAATCCATATCCCGTTAGTGGCGGATATTCATTTCAACTATAAACTTGCATTAATGGCAATCGAAAACGGCATTGATAAAGTGCGCATCAATCCTGGAAATATCGGGCGCCGTGAAAAAGTGGAAGCCGTTGTCAAAGCGGCGAAAGAACGGGGCGTTCCAATCCGGATTGGCGTCAACGCAGGCTCCCTTGAAAGACATATCCTTGAAAAATATGGTTATCCTACAGCGAATGGAATGGTCGAATCTGCTTTGCATCATATAAAAATACTTGAAGATTTGGATTTCCATGACATCATCGTATCCATGAAAGCTTCCGATGTGAATCTTGCCATCGAAGCCTATGAAAAAGCGGCGCGCACCTTTGATTATCCATTGCATCTTGGCATTACGGAATCCGGAACACTCTTTTCCGGCACAATCAAATCCGCTGCCGGTTTAGGTGCCCTTCTTTCAAGAGGCATCGGAAATACAATCCGTATTTCCCTCTCCGCTGACCCGGTGGAAGAAGTGAAAGTGGCAAGGGAATTATTGAAATCCTTTGGTCTTGCATCCAACATGGCAACATTGGTTTCCTGCCCTACTTGCGGACGAATCGAAATCGATCTCATTTCCATCGCCAATGAAATCGAAGAATACATTTCCAAATTAAATGTACCGTTGAAAGTGGCTGTGCTTGGCTGCGCGGTAAACGGACCTGGAGAAGCGAGAGAAGCGGACATCGGAATCGCCGGGGCCCGCGGTGAAGGCCTGCTCTTTATGAAAGGCAAAACCGTACGGAAAGTCCCTGAGGAAACGATGGTGGAAGAATTGAAAA
- a CDS encoding DUF1189 family protein: MVTHIQLFIDSLFQPKKLAAYRVLPIGKVIQYVFILIAIVTIFAFIQFLTGVSETAIQFKGLRQYVKDIQWLLYPFALFLLFFTSTVLLFVRISIYAAIGALLLKLLKRRGEYRHMWRTTAFAITWSTLLSILFSFLSISSWVATMVSSILTIVLLIFASLNYPKLAKSKF; the protein is encoded by the coding sequence ATGGTCACACATATACAATTGTTCATAGACAGCCTATTTCAACCGAAAAAACTGGCAGCTTATCGTGTGCTGCCAATCGGCAAAGTGATTCAATACGTATTTATTTTGATTGCAATCGTAACGATATTTGCATTTATTCAATTTTTGACGGGCGTATCGGAAACGGCGATCCAATTCAAAGGATTGCGGCAATACGTCAAAGATATTCAATGGCTTCTTTATCCATTCGCACTTTTTTTATTATTTTTCACCTCTACCGTCCTGCTGTTTGTCAGAATTTCGATTTACGCGGCAATCGGGGCATTATTACTGAAATTGTTGAAACGGCGGGGAGAATATCGTCATATGTGGAGAACAACCGCTTTCGCCATTACTTGGTCAACCCTTCTTTCCATTCTATTTTCTTTCCTATCCATTTCTAGCTGGGTTGCAACAATGGTTTCTTCGATCCTTACCATTGTTCTATTAATTTTTGCTTCATTAAACTATCCAAAATTGGCAAAATCGAAGTTCTGA
- a CDS encoding DUF456 family protein, translating to MEILAWLLIIICFIIAFAGLLYPVIPSVLFLLFGFILYGLFFSFAELSWWFWLIEILFVVLLFMADALANLVSVKKFGGTKAGLWGSTIGLLIGPFIIPYLGIIIGPFIGAVLGEFIVARSDFPQAVRAGIGSLVGFLTSVITKSILQLVMILIFIIAIVF from the coding sequence ATGGAAATACTGGCCTGGTTGTTGATTATCATTTGTTTTATCATTGCCTTTGCAGGGTTATTATATCCTGTCATACCATCAGTGCTGTTTTTATTGTTCGGGTTCATCTTGTATGGGCTGTTTTTCTCCTTTGCTGAACTTTCCTGGTGGTTCTGGCTGATTGAAATATTGTTCGTGGTTTTATTGTTTATGGCGGATGCTTTAGCGAATCTTGTCAGTGTAAAAAAGTTTGGGGGCACGAAAGCCGGCCTCTGGGGCAGCACGATCGGGTTGTTGATTGGACCTTTCATCATACCGTATTTGGGCATAATTATCGGCCCTTTCATTGGAGCGGTGCTCGGGGAATTTATCGTTGCAAGATCTGATTTCCCACAAGCTGTCCGGGCAGGGATCGGTTCGCTTGTCGGCTTTTTGACATCCGTGATCACCAAAAGCATTCTTCAATTGGTGATGATTCTCATCTTTATCATTGCGATTGTTTTTTAA